From Bos mutus isolate GX-2022 chromosome 5, NWIPB_WYAK_1.1, whole genome shotgun sequence, one genomic window encodes:
- the NAGA gene encoding alpha-N-acetylgalactosaminidase isoform X2, with protein MGWLAWERFRCNIDCSEDPKNCISEQLFMEMADRLAQDGWRDLGYVYLNIDDCWIGGRDAKGNLVPDRKRFPHGIAFLADYAHSLGLKLGIYEDLGNFTCMGYPGTTLDKVVQDAQTFAEWKVDMLKLDGCYSTPQERAEGYPKMAAALNATGRPIAFSCSWPAYEGGLPPKVNYTLLADICNLWRNFDDIQDSWRSVLSVLDWFVTHQDVLQPIAGPGHWNDPDMLLIGNFGLSFEQARAQMALWTVLAAPLFMSTDLRTISAQNMDILQNPLMIKINQDPLGIQGRRILKEKSHIEVYLRPLASEASAIVFFSRRMDMPYHYHSSLARLNFSSSVVYEAQDVYTGDIISGLQDKTNFTVIINPSGVVMWYLYPIRKLEIPQQ; from the exons ATGGGCTGGCTGGCCTGGGAACGCTTCCGCTGCAACATCGACTGCAGTGAGGACCCGAAGAACTGCATCAG TGAGCAGCTCTTCATGGAGATGGCTGACCGGCTGGCGCAGGATGGATGGCGGGACCTGGGCTACGTATACCTTAACATCGATGACTGCTGGATTGGTGGACGTGATGCCAAGGGCAACCTGGTGCCGGATCGCAAGCGCTTCCCCCACGGCATTGCCTTCCTGGCTGACTAT gctcaCTCCCTGGGCCTGAAGCTGGGCATCTACGAGGACTTGGGCAACTTCACCTGCATGGGTTACCCGGGCACGACGCTAGACAAAGTGGTGCAGGACGCGCAAACCTTCGCCGAGTGGAAGGTGGACATGCTGAAGCTGGATGGCTGCTACTCAACCCCCCAGGAGCGGGCCGAGG GGTACCCCAAGATGGCCGCTGCCCTGAATGCCACAGGCCgccccattgccttctcctgcagtTGGCCAGCCTACGAAGGGGGCCTCCCCCCAAAG GTGAACTACACCCTGCTGGCAGACATCTGCAACCTCTGGCGCAACTTCGATGACATCCAGGACTCCTGGAGGAGCGTGCTGTCCGTCTTGGACTGGTTTGTGACCCACCAGGATGTGCTGCAGCCGATAGCCGGCCCAgggcactggaacgacccagacaTG ttgCTCATCGGGAACTTTGGCCTCAGCTTCGAGCAAGCCCGAGCCCAGATGGCCCTGTGGACAGTGCTGGCAGCCCCCCTGTTCATGTCCACAGACCTGCGTACCATCTCCGCCCAGAACATGGACATCCTGCAGAATCCACTCATGATCAAAATCAACCAGGATCCCTTAGGCATCCAGGGACGCAGGATTCTCAAG GAGAAATCCCACATTGAAGTGTACTTGCGGCCCCTGGCCAGTGAGGCCAGCGCCATCGTCTTCTTCAGCCGCAGGATGGACATGCCTTATCACTACCATTCGTCCCTCGCCCGCCTGAACTTCAGCAGCTCCGTGGTGTATGAG GCCCAGGACGTCTACACGGGTGACATCATCAGTGGCCTCCAGGATAAAACCAACTTCACCGTGATCATCAACCCTTCGGGGGTGGTGATGTGGTACCTGTACCCCATCAGGAAGCTGGAGATACCCCAGCAGTGA
- the NAGA gene encoding alpha-N-acetylgalactosaminidase isoform X1, which yields MLLKTVLLLALASQVLVLENGLLRKPPMGWLAWERFRCNIDCSEDPKNCISEQLFMEMADRLAQDGWRDLGYVYLNIDDCWIGGRDAKGNLVPDRKRFPHGIAFLADYAHSLGLKLGIYEDLGNFTCMGYPGTTLDKVVQDAQTFAEWKVDMLKLDGCYSTPQERAEGYPKMAAALNATGRPIAFSCSWPAYEGGLPPKVNYTLLADICNLWRNFDDIQDSWRSVLSVLDWFVTHQDVLQPIAGPGHWNDPDMLLIGNFGLSFEQARAQMALWTVLAAPLFMSTDLRTISAQNMDILQNPLMIKINQDPLGIQGRRILKEKSHIEVYLRPLASEASAIVFFSRRMDMPYHYHSSLARLNFSSSVVYEAQDVYTGDIISGLQDKTNFTVIINPSGVVMWYLYPIRKLEIPQQ from the exons ATGTTGCTGAAGACAG TGCTCTTGCTGGCCTTGGCGTCCCAGGTGCTAGTCCTGGAGAACGGGCTCCTGCGGAAGCCACCCATGGGCTGGCTGGCCTGGGAACGCTTCCGCTGCAACATCGACTGCAGTGAGGACCCGAAGAACTGCATCAG TGAGCAGCTCTTCATGGAGATGGCTGACCGGCTGGCGCAGGATGGATGGCGGGACCTGGGCTACGTATACCTTAACATCGATGACTGCTGGATTGGTGGACGTGATGCCAAGGGCAACCTGGTGCCGGATCGCAAGCGCTTCCCCCACGGCATTGCCTTCCTGGCTGACTAT gctcaCTCCCTGGGCCTGAAGCTGGGCATCTACGAGGACTTGGGCAACTTCACCTGCATGGGTTACCCGGGCACGACGCTAGACAAAGTGGTGCAGGACGCGCAAACCTTCGCCGAGTGGAAGGTGGACATGCTGAAGCTGGATGGCTGCTACTCAACCCCCCAGGAGCGGGCCGAGG GGTACCCCAAGATGGCCGCTGCCCTGAATGCCACAGGCCgccccattgccttctcctgcagtTGGCCAGCCTACGAAGGGGGCCTCCCCCCAAAG GTGAACTACACCCTGCTGGCAGACATCTGCAACCTCTGGCGCAACTTCGATGACATCCAGGACTCCTGGAGGAGCGTGCTGTCCGTCTTGGACTGGTTTGTGACCCACCAGGATGTGCTGCAGCCGATAGCCGGCCCAgggcactggaacgacccagacaTG ttgCTCATCGGGAACTTTGGCCTCAGCTTCGAGCAAGCCCGAGCCCAGATGGCCCTGTGGACAGTGCTGGCAGCCCCCCTGTTCATGTCCACAGACCTGCGTACCATCTCCGCCCAGAACATGGACATCCTGCAGAATCCACTCATGATCAAAATCAACCAGGATCCCTTAGGCATCCAGGGACGCAGGATTCTCAAG GAGAAATCCCACATTGAAGTGTACTTGCGGCCCCTGGCCAGTGAGGCCAGCGCCATCGTCTTCTTCAGCCGCAGGATGGACATGCCTTATCACTACCATTCGTCCCTCGCCCGCCTGAACTTCAGCAGCTCCGTGGTGTATGAG GCCCAGGACGTCTACACGGGTGACATCATCAGTGGCCTCCAGGATAAAACCAACTTCACCGTGATCATCAACCCTTCGGGGGTGGTGATGTGGTACCTGTACCCCATCAGGAAGCTGGAGATACCCCAGCAGTGA